A stretch of the Thunnus thynnus chromosome 7, fThuThy2.1, whole genome shotgun sequence genome encodes the following:
- the c2cd3 gene encoding C2 domain-containing protein 3 isoform X1, translated as MKSRKQRTVNAGGSKKRVPSDVSPSTSLPPLVEGQLRCFLRVTISRVLWTIHKPPSATFVRLRWWGESSNGTHFFPRDGSQLSQKTIKTTACFPIRCGPKQFTSYLTDMGSLVLEVLTKPDHLPIARAQVAGISRLSLSHPISGFYTLVSPTSEKLGELQVSLNLEPLTEAYDSSSSGPATDISIEGPQVTTLIVPSQPRSLSAGSGKGSVGGSGRNTPRGKDHLYFQNAQKEKSKEESLENQMPTTNRSQNSQTAGNPSSGQEPCGQSTNDILSVILERGNKLRNAMVVSALKCDMDSAPTLKDTPLPLPKDNILPPSKPFPSPSGRFLQNILHADSTLKHSEDVAVVSDCGLDCPADMDNRAVDLLLGSLNTSPIPPWDGEGSSPVSLSGHSSVCGDSELNDPQYDQSLLENLFYKTPMSDSRPDDTEVDVTATVSSSKSQPKHGSPRAEKQPTLSGHKISENPSSEPQRSADDGGFPSGLSLEQLSLIRLAKVTIDSLTVRTGSTATTSRKTSSTGKPPQPVTSKKCTFFVEYMFPMASASSRHDRSRAADGDVTRAVSNKVTGGEVKFHQQSVFPVHLSTTAVKQWWGTDLLFKIHSRKSNQKKPVLIGKAVHPLRCLLQSKQLSQSVILPVQSLEGNSEMNEIGPLKVSLELVTDNKDFSSEKRKSKLAWRDTPPSHNVPSPEREPSARSQNVDTGTEDLPACSFVDSRLNVSSPQKPLKVPSPHPDTFPHKSWQQVEEDPEVLLHTLLMVPDGKNFNCGPMQAPNVYLNCKLFWCDETARSVVSWGQAKPSFNFVQVTPVALTTKLLERMKNNVMVIEVWQKMGSSGQDRLLGLVKLPLHQFYMSFRDPKIAHLLLQAQYPVLGVDCYMPVIDVFSGSCKGNLRVVLAMGQSEQIIALQRTRDEEYDSLSHLVRPVHLLDHQPHAQTKVSAAQEQMREHLFVIRVEKVNGLTPLQSTVWGEADCYVQYSFPCQEGDPAAQVDQNLIESSMNLKPFRTTTTLCVPDPLFGHTETHVLLAPEGVPVQRLLLSSLSSQGLSSGGGVQFEVWCRYYYPNVRDQLVAKGMLPLSKLCAMVTMQIQHPDEAQMFSLPLIPRTDSPTGHQPQPSGLLDVCIRYKHRPVRPEGQTGRGAASRIVTLVVQVHRASGLQAAARVLSEQNERFSYFAAVGVNTFVTVQLSFLPESERRCTRIAAKTFCPEFDHHMEVCCDLLIQRSSGETCSLAEQLEEASAVFTVWNRDNRKAMDASKPKDVMLGTVKIPLADLILKRTGISGWFGVYIPQETSPSQVQHILVGGLEISVSFAHHSDRERAIKAAQSVGWEMAQSDCERHDDEGAWEESMRKMCLTLSMPRLWIPVHCLLLPGHSELQRSTYCYFRYKFYDQDAFCSQMKHPSIMEGGEEGQATVSFEGSRTVELRSTQPLMWYLREERLEIQVWVTFKKDKTQRPRDTDRLVGSAFVELSSLAKTPKQKLTLSGVYPLFRRSATDLQGAALRVHITLTAGCAPSKTSAVADQQVDSDSQGELLSEEMEAADQVPSPTTPKRSHAQSKHQHKTSRATPDITSLQHTEMSVDESFPVTVAVDRAMHLNLKGCPLAERSEGTPCCCVSYVTADSDEPVSTALVPNTDSPVWDHQHECRLSKQLLVDPQQHLVFKVWHKGEMERVLGFASVDLSPLLCGFPSVCGWYNITDLSGQCHGQLKVSVTPLKGVQDLRGQRKTANEEAAKNSPALFQVFPLSYHTTATYSSFPSHISRYPEQQISSPDHIDRLFSESCPRSSESDRHHEHMDKVRLYHESLQEQTASHSVCSSSAVDINPSSSFLFSALRKKLSELDNIQRYFSRKISTPTFPSVSEQDCHTKPEEQRESEIDTCQLLRKSNLLVGEVNNIINGIQSQHLETIPSKPQSSSTTSPVGHNDPHTIPEIISSPRRASNSSHEDLSPLMSPLPKMSEEHMDSETEEEKDNQRCPATVSEDENGEGIDDDDDDEDGSSCRRDDDEEDEDYEEVVLKPRTLNEVTSLTDKTSPWTSIMSDPDLVSLESMEAPEEPDLSQDEEDKSQLTSQNVNLHAQQSGGKHGCSRQEEREHHQTDSFNGSAGDASDTERDGDRTLQALDEGQVEESNMWSGDTGSSPTPEHGTFTHDASCSLENQDTRLQLSVPAEVPNFFLPSHQLEASMRAIRLAPSFSQSCSDPGLNAPVHSIPRRSPRQRPDMSPSSMKKETERIAKIFAAHFDEDH; from the exons ATGAAGAGCAGGAAACAGAGGACCGTCAACGCTGGAGGCAGCAAAAAGAGAG TCCCCAGCGATGTGTCCCCCTCCACCAGCCTGCCTCCTCTGGTCGAGGGTCAGCTGAGATGCTTCCTGCGGGTAACGATAAGCCGGGTGTTATGGACGATTCACAAGCCTCCGTCTGCGACATTCGTCAGGTTGCGTTGGTGGGGAGAGTCGTCTAATGGTACACACTTCTTTCCAAGAGATGGATCGCAGCTGTCACAGAAGACCATCAAGACCACAGCGTGCTTCCCAATCCGCTGTGGCCCAAAGCAGTTCACCTCATATCTTACAG ATATGGGTTCTTTGGTGCTGGAAGTTCTGACAAAACCAGATCATTTGCCGATCGCACGGGCTCAGGTTGCTGGCATTTCccgtctctctctgtcacatccCATCAGTGGATTTTACACTCTCGTATCGCCAACATCTGAAAAGCTGGGAGAGTTACAG GTTTCCCTTAATTTGGAGCCTCTGACTGAAGCctatgacagcagcagctcaggtCCTGCCACAGATATCAGCATTGAAGGACCACAAGTCACCACACTGATTGTTCCCTCGCAGCCAAGGTCGCTTTCGGCTGGCAGCGGGAAAGGATCAGTGGGAGGCAGCGGTAGAAACACACCAAG AGGGAAAGATCACTTATATTTCCAAAATGcccagaaagaaaaaagcaaagaggaGTCACTGGAGAATCAGATGCCAACTACAAACAGATCTCAGAACAGTCAAACAGCTGGTAACCCTTCATCAGGTCAGGAACCTTGTGGCCAATCAACCAATGATATCCTCTCAG TTATTCTAGAGCGTGGGAACAAACTCAGAAACGCTATGGTGGTATCAGCTTTGAAATGTGACATGGATTCTGCCCCAACTCTGAAAgacactcctcttcctctcccaaAAGATAACATCCTACCACCTTCCAA GCCCTTTCCTTCTCCCTCTGGGAGGTTTCTTCAAAATATTCTGCATGCTGATTCAACTCTCAAGCACTCTGAGGATGTCGCTGTAGTCTCAGATTGCGGCCTGGACTGTCCTGCTGACATGGATAACAGAGCTGTTGATCTTCTCCTCGGCAG CTTAAACACATCTCCTATACCTCCCTGGGATGGTGAAGGCTCCTCCCCTGTATCTCTCTCCGGGCATAGCAGTGTGTGTGGGGATAGTGAACTCAACGACCCACAATATGATCAGAGCTTACTGGAAAACTTGTTCTACAAAACTCCT aTGTCAGACAGCAGACCAGATGACACCGAGGTGGATGTTACAGCGACAGTGTCCTCGAGTAAAAGTCAGCCAAAACATGGCTCACCAAGAGCTGAGAAACAGCCAACACTGTCTGGACACAAGATTAGTGAAAA CCCAAGTTCAGAGCCTCAGCGGTCTGCAGATGATGGTGGTTTTCCTTCTGGCCTGAGTTTGGAGCAGCTGAGTTTGATCCGACTGGCAAAAGTGACCATCGACTCCCTGACTGTACGTACAGGCAGCACAGCCACCACATCCAGAAAGACCTCTAGTACAGGGAAACCTCCTCAACCAGTAACCAGCAAGAAATG CACATTTTTTGTTGAGTATATGTTCCCGATGGCTTCCGCTTCTAGTCGACATGATCGCAGTAGGGCTGCAGATGGGGATGTGACCAGAGCCGTTTCCAATAAAGTCACAGGAGGAG aggTGAAGTTTCATCAGCAGTCAGTGTTTCCTGTCCACTTAAGTACAACAGCAGTTAAACAGTGGTGGGGAACTGACCTCCTCTTCAAGATTCACTCAAGAAAGAGCAACCAAAAGAAG CCTGTTCTCATTGGTAAAGCAGTTCACCCACTGCGCTGTCTGCTGCAGAGCAAGCAGCTGAGTCAGTCTGTCATCTTACCTGTACAGAGCCTTGAAGGGAacagtgaaatgaatgaaatcgGACCTCTCAAG GTGTCACTAGAACTTGTTACAGACAACAAAGACTTCTCctctgaaaaaaggaaaagcaagCTGGCCTGGAGAGACACACCACCCTCACACAACGTACCCAGTCCTGAGAGAGAGCCCAGCGCCAGATCTCAAAATGTTGACACTGGCACAGAGGACTTACCGGCTTGCTCTTTTGTAGACTCCAGATTGAATGTTTCCAGTCCGCAGAAACCCTTAAAAGTACCCTCTCCTCATCCCGACACATTTCCTCATAAATCATGGCAGCAGGTGGAAGAGGACCCCGAGGTACTGTTGCATACTTTACTCATGGTGCCAGATGGAAAGAATTTCAACTGTGGGCCCATGCAGGCTCCAAACGTGTACTTGAACTGTAAACTCTTTTGGTGCGATGAGACAGCGAGATCTGTCGTCAGCTGGGGTCAGGCAAAGCCTTCCTTTAACTTTGTTCAG GTAACTCCTGTGGCCTTAACAACGAAACTTCTGGAGAGGATGAAGAATAATGTGATGGTGATCGAGGTGTGGCAGAAGATGGGGAGCTCAGGGCAGGATCGGCTTCTCGGCCTTGTTAAATTACCTCTCCACCAGTTCTACATGTCATTTAG gGATCCAAAGATTGCTCACCTTCTTCTCCAGGCACAGTACCCAGTTTTAGGGGTGGACTGCTACATGCCAGTCATTGATGTCTTCTCAGGTAGTTGCAAAGGAAACCTCAGGGTTGTTTTGGCTAtgggccaatcagagcagataATCGCCCTCCAGCGTACAAGGGACGAAGAATACGACTCTTTGTCTCATCTGGTGAGACCAGTTCATCTGCTTGATCACCAGCCACACGCACAAACAAAG gtGAGTGCAGCACAAGAGCAAATGAGAGAGCATCTGTTTGTGATAAGGGTGGAGAAGGTCAATGGGTTGACACCGCTGCAGTCTACAGTGTGGGGTGAGGCCGACTGCTACGTGCAGTACAGTTTCCCATGTCAGGAAGGTGACCCTGCTGCACAAGTGGACCAAAACCTCATAGAGAGCA GCATGAACCTGAAGCCTTTTCGTACCACTACCACTCTCTGTGTGCCTGACCCACTGTTTGGCCATACTGAGACTCATGTGCTTTTGGCTCCTGAGGGAGTGCCTGTCCAGAGGCTGCTGCTCAGCTCTCTTTCAAGTCAAGGCCTGAGCAGTGGAGGGGGTGTCCAGTTTGAAGTGTGGTGCAG ATATTATTATCCAAATGTCCGAGATCAGCTTGTGGCCAAAGGGATGCTTCCATTGTCCAAGCTGTGTGCCATGGTCACCATGCAGATACAGCATCCGGATGAAGCCCAAATGTTCTCCTTGCCACTGATTCCCAGGACTGACAGTCCCACGGGGCATCAGCCTCAGCCCTCAG GCCTGCTAGATGTGTGCATTCGGTACAAGCATCGGCCTGTGAGACCTGAAGGACAGACTGGCAGAGGAGCTGCCTCTCGTATTGTGACACTCGTGGTTCAAGTGCACAGAGCGTCTGGTCTGCAGGCCGCAGCAAG GGTATTATCAGAACAAAATGAAAGGTTCAGCTACTTTGCTGCTGTGGGAGTGAACACATTTGTAACAGTCCAGCTCTCCTTCTTGCCTGAGAGTGAGAGGAGGTGCACCCGCATAGCTGCCAAGACCTTCTGCCCGGAGTTTGACCACCACATGGAGGTGTGCTGTGATCTGCTGATTCAGAGGAGCAGCGGAGAAACCTGCAGTCTGGCAGAACAGCTGGAGGAGGCTTctgctgttttcactgtctGGAACAGAGACAATCGCAAAG CAATGGATGCTTCCAAGCCTAAGGATGTGATGTTGGGCACAGTGAAAATACCGCTGGCTGATCTCATTCTTAAAAGAACAG GTATTTCCGGCTGGTTTGGAGTCTATATACCTCAGGAAACAAGTCCTTCTCAGGTCCAGCACATCTTGGTCGGGGGCCTTGAGATCTCGGTCAGCTTCGCCCACcactcagacagagagagagccatTAAAGCTGCTCAGAGCGTAGGCTGGGAAATGGCCCAGAGTGACTGTGAAAGGCATGATGATGAAGGAGCCTGGGAAGAGAGCATGAGGAAAATGTGTCTGACCTTATCGATGCCTAGATTGTGGATACCGGTCCACTGCTTGCTTCTGCCAGGACACAGTGAGCTGCAGCGCTCCACCTACTGCTACTTCAGGTACAAATTCTATGACCAGGATGCCTTTTGCTCTCAGATGAAACACCCTTCTATCATGGAGGGTGGGGAGGAAGGCCAGGCCACAGTGAGTTTTGAAGGAAGTAGGACAGTTGAGCTGAGGAGCACCCAACCTTTGATGTGGTACCTTCGAGAGGAAAGGCTGGAGATTCAGGTGTGGGTTACCTTTAAGAAAGACAAAACTCAGAGGCCTCGTGACACAGACCGCCTGGTGGGATCAGCATTTGTCGAACTGTCCTCGCTGGCAAAGACACCCAAGCAGAAGCTGACTCTCAGTG GAGTGTATCCGCTGTTCAGACGCTCAGCAACAGACCTGCAGGGGGCTGCTCTCAGGGTGCACATCACCCTGACCGCTGGTTGTGCCCCTAGCAAGACATCTGCAGTAGCTGACCAACAGGTGGACTCTGACAGCCAGGGGGAGCTCTTATCAGAAGAGATGGAGGCAGCAGATCAAGTCCCCTCGCCCACCACACCTAAACGCTCCCACGCACAAAGCAAACACCAGCATAAAACGTCAAGAGCAACTCCAGACATCACATCTTTGCAGCACACAGAAATGAGCGTGGATGAATCCTTCCCTGTGACGGTTGCAGTGGACAGAGCTATGCACCTGAATCTGAAAG GCTGTCCACTAGCTGAACGCAGTGAAGGGACAccatgctgctgtgtttcatATGTTACTGCTGACTCTGATGAACCAGTGTCCACGGCTCTAGTACCCAACACTGACTCCCCTGTGTGGGACCATCAACATGAGTGCAG GCTTTCAAAGCAGCTTCTGGTTGATCCACAACAACATCTGGTGTTCAAAGTCTGGCACAAAGGAG AAATGGAGAGGGTGCTTGGATTTGCCTCGGTAGACCTGTCCCCCTTACTATGTGGATTCCCATCAGTGTGTGGTTGGTACAACATCACAGACTTGAGTGGACAGTGTCACGGCCAACTCAAAGTGTCCGTCACTCCACTAAAGGGGGTCCAAGACCTCCGTGGGCAGAGAAAAACTGCGAATGAAGAAGCTGCCAAAAACTCACCG GCTTTATTCCAGGTCTTCCCTCTCAGCTACCATACCACAGCCACATACAGCAGCTTCCCGTCTCACATCAGCCGATACCCCGAGCAGCAAATCTCATCACCTGACCACATAGATAGACTGTTCTCTGAAAG TTGTCCCAGGTCCAGTGAGAGTGACCGTCATCATGAGCACATGGACAAAGTGCGTCTTTACCATGAGAGTCTGCAAGAGCAAACAGCATCTCActctgtctgcagcagcagtgctGTTGACATCAACCCCTCCAGCTCCTTCCTGTTTTCAGCACTCAG GAAAAAGCTGAGTGAGCTCGACAACATCCAGAGATATTTCAGCCGTAAGATTTCAACTCCCACATTCCCGTCTGTGAGTGAGCAGGACTGTCACACCAAGCCAGAGGAACAGCGGGAGTCTGAGATAGACACATGTCAGCTTCTTCGCAAGTCCAATCTGTTAGTTGGAGAAGTCAACAATATCATTAATG GTATACAAAGTCAACACCTGGAAACGATTCCCTCCAAGCCCCAGAGCAGCTCAACAACTTCCCCTGTTGGACACAACGACCCTCACACTATCCCTGAGATTATCTCCAGTCCACGCAGAGCTTCAAATTCATCCCATGAAGACTTGTCTCCGCTGATGTCACCACTTCCAAAAATGTCTGAGGAGCATATGGACTCTGAGACcgaggaagaaaaagacaacCAACGCTGCCCAGCCACTGTGTCGGAGGATGAAAATGGAGAAGgaatagatgatgatgatgatgatgaagatggatCAAGCTGCAGAAGGGATGACGATGAGGAAGACGAAGATTACGAAGAGGTTGTGCTGAAGCCGAGGACTTTAAATGAGGTAACCTCTTTAACGGACAAAACCAGTCCTTGGACCAGCATTATGTCAGACCCTGACCTGGTTTCTCTGGAGAGCATGGAGGCACCAGAGGAGCCGGACCTGAGTCAAGATGAGGAGGACAAGAGTCAGTTAACATCGCAGAATGTAAATCTGCACGCTCAGCAATCCGGTGGGAAACACGGATGTTCAAGACAAGAGGAAAGAGAACACCATCAAACTGACAGTTTTAATGGATCAGCAGGTGACGCttcagacacagagagagacggTGACAGGACACTACAAGCGCTAGACGAGGGACAAGTAGAAGAGTCCAACATGTGGTCAGGTGATACAGGTTCATCACCCACACCGGAGCATGGCACATTCACCCATGATGCTTCATGTTCCCTGGAAAATCAAGACACAAGACTCCAACT CTCGGTCCCTGCGGAGGTTCCTAATTTCTTCCTTCCCTCTCACCAACTGGAGGCATCTATGAGAGCCATACGCTTAGCTCCGTCTTTCTCTCAGTCCTGCAGTGACCCT GGGCTGAACGCTCCAGTTCACAGCATTCCTCGCAGAAGTCCTCGACAGCGTCCCGACATGTCGCCATCATCCATGAAGAAAGAGACTGAAAGAATAGCAAAAATATTTGCAGCTCACTTTGATGAGGATCATTAG